ATTCTCTCAGAACATATAAACCTTCCCCTTTACGGTAGTTGCAAACTTTCCCGCATAGTTGATTGCGACTGTCAAAAAGTTACACTATAATTTTTGTATCTTCTCTTAATTTTCCATTAACTCTGCTCACCAATTTTTCATGTCTAACGTAACTTTTCCTCTCACACGCCCATTACACCGTCGTCGCAAAGGCTTTAGTTTCATCGAAGTCATGGTCGTCATCATGATTCTTGGATTGCTAGTGGGCATTATTGGCGTTTCTCTGTTCGATTCTGCATCACAAGCTACGGTTGATGCTACCAAAACGCAGATTCGTGGTTTGGAGACGGCTTTGGACCTGTACAGATTACACAATGGAAGATATCCCACAACTGATCAAAAACTTGGTGCACTGCTAGAGCGTCCAGAAGTCGGCATTATCCCAAAAAATTGGAATGGGCCTTATCTGAGAAGTAAACAACTGCCAATGGATGGCTGGGATAATGAGTTTGTCTACACCAGCGATGGTAACGATTACGAAATTATGTCACTGGGTGCTGATGGGATGGAAGGTGGAACTGAATTGGATGCCGACATTTCCTCCAACGATGCGCGCTGAGAAAGCCTATCGGGGCTTTACTCTCCTTGAACTGACTTTTGCTACCATTGTTATCTCACTGATCCTTGGGCTGACAATCCCCCAACTTCAGTCTGTAATGACTCAGGTTCCTCAGCAGGAACTGAGTTATCTGACGAGAACCCTCCGCCAGCTCCGCAATGATGCAATTCTCCAAAACCGGACCTACTGGCTGGTGTTCGATTTGCAGAATCAGCAAATCCGCATTGAAGAAGAAGACAGTGGTGAGCGTGAAGCATTTGCAGAGGATCATCCTGAACGCACCTTGCGCCCTCATTTGATTTCAGAGGATTGGGAGATTGCAGCAGTTTTACTGACCCAGGAAGAGAGAGAATTGATTCAGCCAGAGGAAGTTGAAATCTTGGTGGATAATTCTGGATTTGTTACTCCCTTCCGCTATCAGTTCAGGGAACGTGAGCAACCCGAAGAAACTTGGGAGATTATTACCAAAGGCTTATTGGGCCGAGTAGAAATGTTGAATCCCAACACTGAGGATACATGAAACTTCCAAGAGGTTTCACCGTTCTCGAAGTGCTGGTTGCGATGTCTATCCTGGTGGTGACTTTGATCGCAATATACCAAAGCTTCTCCACATCACTATTCATCCTTAATTCTACACAGAATCTATGGCGGGCGATCACAGGTTCTCA
The nucleotide sequence above comes from SAR324 cluster bacterium. Encoded proteins:
- the gspG gene encoding type II secretion system major pseudopilin GspG, which codes for MSNVTFPLTRPLHRRRKGFSFIEVMVVIMILGLLVGIIGVSLFDSASQATVDATKTQIRGLETALDLYRLHNGRYPTTDQKLGALLERPEVGIIPKNWNGPYLRSKQLPMDGWDNEFVYTSDGNDYEIMSLGADGMEGGTELDADISSNDAR